The genomic stretch ATACGTGCGAAGGCCCACGCGAGCATCGCGGTGAGGCCGCCGCAGCAGGAGCCGAGCGCCCATTTCGGCGGGAGCGCGCCGGGCCTGAGCACGGCGAGGACGAACGGGATGAAGCTGCCCGCGCCGCGGAGTCCCATGCTGAGGAAGCTCCATTCGAGTATCATCGTGCCGGTCGTCGCCGCGCCTATGAGCGCGGCGATTACGGCCATGACGGCGACGAGGCGCTTTTCCGTAAGCGATGCGGCTGCGCGCGCGAGCGACGGTGCGAGCCCTTTCCCACCGGTTTTCTCAAGATAGCGGGCCAGCCTCTCGCGCGGCAGGAGGTTTTTCACTATATTGGTGGCGATGCCGAGCGTCAGCCCCGCCGCGCAGCCGACGACTGTTATGACTATAGCGCCCCACAGCAGGCCGCCGAGCAGAGGCGGAAAAGAGTCCATGATGAACCACGAGAGCGCCTGGTCGGGGCGCACCTCAACGCCGCGCGCGCGGACGGAGAGGCCGACCGCCGTGCCGAGCAGCCCCATCGGCGGCATGAGCAGCGCCGAGGCGAACGCGCCGCGTCTCGCCGCGTGCAGGTTTTTAGCTGCGGCGAAGGATTGTATGTATATCTGCGTAGTGAATACCCCGACTATCATCGAGGCGAGATATCCGGCCTCAGGGACGAAGCCGCGCCCGAAGGGGTTGAACCACGGCTGGAAGGGCAGGCTCCGCCTTATCTCCGCCATCCCTCCGCCGCCTAGTGCGGCGAAAGCGCAGAGTGTGAGCGCCGCGTAGAGCACGGCTATCTTCGCCTCTCCGAGCTTAGAGAAGCTTTTCATGCCGCCGAAGGCTATGAAGCCTCCTATAGAGAGGGCCGCGACCAGCGCCGCCGATGGTGCGGAAAGCGGCAGAACGCCTCTGATCAGCGCGATGCAGGATAAGAACTGCGCGCATATTGAGATGAAGGTGCCGAGCGAGGAGGCCGCGGTCGCGGCGAATTCTATCGCTCCGCCGCAGCGTCCGCCTCCGTAGCTCGCGCCGAGGTAGTCGGCTATCGTCGTTATGCGCGCCCTCCGCAGCGGGACGGCGAAACGCAGGCCGAGCAGCAGGCAGCCTATGCCGCCGCCGAGGGTGAACCACCACGCCGTCATGCCGTAGCTGTAGGCCATCTGGACTGTGCCTACCGTGGATGCACCGCCGACAAGCGCGCCGAGCAGTATGCCGGTCACACCGGCGGCTCCGGCCTTCCTTCCGCCGAGGCTGTAATCTTTTTTCGGGCCTCGTCCGCTTATCGCCACACCGGCGGCGAAGAAGAGCGCGAGCAGAGCGCAGGCCGATATGCAGAACGACGTCATTGACGACCACTTCCCGCGATGATTTTCTTAATATATTATACCCTCGCGCCTCTTATGAGCGGCATCCGCACTTGTTTTTCTCACTTCTCTTTGTTATTCTTTACACAATGAGTTTGAACTCTGGGGTCAGCATATACGACAAGCTTTCAGGAGGCAGGATTAAGATGACTTTGCAAGAGCTGGCATCTTTGCTGGATGCCAAAAACGTCTCTACGTCGGATGATCTTAACAGCATTATTGTCAACAACGCCTATGCGTGCGACCTGATGAGCGACGTACTGGCGTTCTGCACGCCGGGGTCGCTGCTTCTCACGGGGCTGACGAACGTCCAGATCGTGCGCACGGCGCAGATGCTGGACATTCCCGCCATAGTCTTCGTGCGCGGCAAGAGGCCGCTCGAGGAGACGATTCAGCTCGCCGGTGAGAACGGCATCCCGATACTTCTGACGCGGTACAGTATGTTCGAAGCCTGCGGCATTTTGTTCGCGAAGGGCATGAAGCCCTGCCACGACATTCAGGAGATTTAGGCCATGGGAGCCCCTGTCTGTCTCGAATACAGAATTGAGGGCAACGATTTTATGGTCGCGGGCGCGGCCTCGAACAATATAAAAAACACCCTCAAAATGCTCGGCATAAACTCCGGTATCTGCCGCAGGGTTGCGATAATCACCTACGAGGCGGAGATAAATCTCGTCATACACGCGGGAGGGGGAGTGCTGAAAGCGGATATTTTCGAAGACCACGTCGTGCTTATCGCGGAGGACGAAGGCCCCGGGATAGCGGACATAGATAAAGCGATGACGGAAGGCTTCACGACGGCGAGCGACCAGGCCAGAGAGATGGGCTTCGGTGCCGGTATGGGGCTGCCGAATATAAAACGCAACAGCGACGTTTTCAATATAGAATCCGAGGTCGGGAAAGGTACGACTCTGACCTGTACCGTCTTTTTCAATAAAAATTAGACGCGGGAGGAGGGAGTCACATGCTCCACAGCGTTAAGATCTCAAGAGCGGCCTGCCAGGGATGCGTGAACTGTATCCGCGTATGCCCGACCGAGGCCATCCGCATCGTAGACGGAGAGATAAGCATTATGGAGGAGCTCTGCATCGACTGCGGCGAATGTCTGCGTTCGTGCCACAGGCAGGCGCTCGGCATAGAGGAGGACGACTGGAACTCCGTCAAGGAGGCCGAGTGCGTCCCGCTTGTCACTGACCCAGTTTTTTTCTCACAGTTCAGCCATTACACCGACCCGCCGATGCTCGAGGCCGTCCTCCTGTCTATGGGGCTGACGCCGCTTATAGACGAGATCGAAGAGGCTTTCGACCTGGCCGCCGCCGCTACCGCTCAGATGATAGCGCGCACGGCGCGTTCGTCTCTGCCGCTGATATCCTGCTACTGCCCGTCGGCGCTGCGGCTTATCCAGGCTCGCTTCCCCGAGCTTCTGTCGCGCGTCGTCCCAGTCTGCTCTCCGCTCGAGATAGCGGCCGACTTATGGAAGATGCGCACGAGCAGCTCTGTTCCGGTGACTCTGCTCGCGCCCTGCTCGTCTAAAATATCGATGGTTCGCGAGCCGCTGGGCCGCGAACATTCGCCGCTTGACGCGGCCGTCACGGTGCGCCGCGTCGCGCGCAGCATAATGGCTAGCAACGTATCCGCCTCGCACGACCACCCGAGGAAGGAGCGCGCGAGCCGCTGGGTGCAGTGGGCGCGCAGGGGCGGAGAGTCGAAGCACATACAGGCGTTTTCCGATAAGAAGCTGACGATGCTCGCCGTCTCCGGCATGAGGAACACGATAGACGTGCTGCAGGAGCTGGAGCTCGGGCGGCTGCGCTCCGTGGACTTCATCGAGTGCCGCACATGCGACACGGGCTGCGTAGGCGGCGTCGGCACCGCGGATTCGCGCTTCCTCGCGAGCCTAAGGCTCAACAGCATACAGACGGACTGGAACATCACGCCGCAGAACCTGCGCCGCGCCGAAGAGCTGAACGCGATGGACTTCTGGGCCACTACGAAGGAATACTCGCCGAGGCCGAGGCTGCCGCTCTCCAACAACGTCGCCGAGGCGATGGTGAAGCTCCAGCAGATGAAAGAAATATATTCCGGGCTGCCGCACATCGACTGCGGATCGTGCGGACGCCCGTCGTGCCAGGCTATGGCGGAAGAAATAGTGAGAGGGCACGGCTCTGTGACGGACTGCATCTTCAAGCTGCGCGAGGGGATAGCCTCGCTCGCGAACAAGATAGTAGTCCTCTCCGAGTCGCAGCCTCAGACTCTTAAAAGAAGGAGTGGAACGAAATGACCGTAAAGGAAGTATGCGAGGCGCTCGGCGGCGAGATACAGTGCGAGGGCGACGGCGCGCGTGAGATAACCGGAGCTACGGCGGGCGACCTGCTGAGCTTCGTGATGGGGACGGCCCTCGAGGGGGCCGCGTGGGTGACGGTGCAGGCGCACCTCAACGTCGCCGCCGTCGCCGTGTTGAAAGACCTCCCGCTCATAATCATAGCTGCGGGGCGCAAAGCTCCCGACGACCTCATAGAGCGCTGCAAGACGGAGAACATCACGATAATTTCCGTGCCGGATACACTTTACGGGACGTGCGTGAAGCTCGCGGGGCTGGGACTGAAGGGATAACCGCGTCTTGCTGAAGCCCTTCTGGGTAGACCTCCACATACACACGCTGCTTTCGCCGTGCGGCGAGCTCGAGATGGGCGCGCCGGAAATCGTCGAGCAGGCGCGCGGGGCCGGCCTCGACGTGATAGGCGTAGCCGACCACAACACATGCGAGAACTATCCGGGAATAGCCGGGGCGGCGCAGAACGGCGAGCGCCCCGGCTGTCCCGTCGTGCTTCCGTGCATCGAGGCGCAGAGCGCGGAGGACATACACACGCTCTGCGTTTTCCCGGAGTATCCGCTCGCGCTCGAATTTAAGAACTGGCTGTGGAAACGCGTACGCCCGATAAAAAACGACGTCGAGCACTTCGGCTATCAGATAGTCGTCGATGCCGGGAACGGCATCGTCAAAGAAGAAGAAATACTGCTGATACAGGGCGCGGGCTACGAGGTAGACCAGATAGTGGAGAAGGCGCAGTCGCTAGGCGGCCTAGCGATACTCGCGCACGTAGACCGTCCGGCCTTCTCGTACACAGCGGCGCTCGGCCCGATGCCCGAGGACTATCCCGCGGACGGGTTCGAACTCTCGCGCCGCCTCAACTCCGACGAGGCGCGCCTTTGGCGCGAGCGTTACCCAGGGCGCGCCTTCATACGCTCGTCGGACTCTCACACGCTCGACACCATGACGCGCGGCAACTGCACCAAAATGATGCTCGAAGCGCCGACCTTCGACGAAATACGCATGGCGCTCCGCGGCGAAGGCGGGCGGCGCATATCGTGGCCCTGGGGGTAAAGGCTTAAATGGCGAAGAAAGAAATACGGCTTTATAAATGTTCCGAATGCGGCTACCAGAGCCAGACCTTCATGGGAAAATGCCCTAAATGCGGCTCGTGGGGCACGCTGGAGCAGGAGACGCAGCCCGCCGCCGCGCATGGCCCGATTAGCGGGCCCGTCAGGGCCGCGGTGCCTATCTCGGGCCTCGATGTGGAGGAGCAGGAGCGCATCCCGTCCGGCATAGACGAGCTCGACCGTGTACTAGGCGGCGGCTGGGTGCGCGGCGGAGTGACGCTCTTGGGCGGCGAGCCGGGCGTAGGGAAATCCACGCTGCTGCTCCAGGTATGCGCCGAAATGGCGAAGCGCGGAACCCGCGTAATCTACATATCGGGCGAAGAATCATCGGGACAGCTCGCGCTGCGCGGGCGGCGCCTCGGCCTCATGACGCCTGGGCTTGACCTGCTCTGCGAGAGCGACCTCCCGTCGTCGCTCGCAGCCGCCGAAAAATACGGCTACGGCTTCATGGTGATAGACAGCGTGCAGGCCTTCCGCGCCGACAGCGAAAGCGGCTGGGCCGGTTCTCCGAACCAGGTCAAAGGCGTCGCGGCCATGGCCGTGGACGCCGCCAAGCGATGCTCTATACCGACCGTTCTCGTCGGACACATCACCAAACAGGGACAGATAGCGGGGCCGAAGCTGCTCGAGCACCTCGTGGACGTCGTCCTGCTTTTCTCCGGCGAGCAGAACTCTCCGAACCGCCTGCTGCGGGCGGAGAAAAACCGCTACGGCAGCACCGAAGAACTCGGGATATTCGAAATGTCCGACAAAGGCCTCTCCGCGGTAAACGACCCGAGCCGCCTCTATTGGAACGGCACCGACCTCGGAAGCTCCGGCGTCTCGATAGCGATGACGCTCGAGGGCTCGCGCGCGCTCGCCGCCGAAATACAGGCGCTCGCCTGCCCGACGCCCTTCCCGTACCCCAAGCGCACCGCGCGCGGCGTCGACGTGAACCGCCTGCAATTACTGCTCGCCGTGCTCGAACGCAGGTGCGGCATAAGTTCGCGCGCGAGCGACGTATACCTCAACGTCGCGGGAGGCCTCACACTCAAGGACCCCGCGGCGGACCTCGGCATATGCGCCTCGCTCGCCTCCGCCGCCGCGGACGTGGAACTTCCCGCCGACGTCTGCTTCATCGGCGAAGTCGGCCTGGCCGGCGAAGTGCGCCCCTGCGCGCGCACGCCGCTGCGCATAAAAGAAGCGGCGCGCCTCGGCTTCAGGCGAGCCGTAATAAGCCGGCGCACCCCGAAAGAAACCTACCCTATAGAAACCCTTAAAATCTCCGCCCTGCGAGAAATAATCGACCTGTTCCTGAAACGCTGAACCGCCTCTTCGCCATTCATCGCGGCGCCGGCAGCTCCGCGCGCATTCCGAAGCGCGCCGCCTTTTGTGCCGGGTGCGCATACTTTTCGTACAAACTACGTAACGAAAGACTTGAAAATAATTTTTACGTATTATATAATCCGAATCGTAAGAGACAGAAGGACAGTTGGAAAAAGCAATAGATTTTTGCCTCGTATCGGATAAAATTTAGTGCTGAGGAATATAAAAAGCGGTGAATTATATGTAAAGAGCGCTTTTTTGTTCTATTGTGGTGTCGATAGTATTGAAAATAATTTTTATGAAGTAACGGCATCCGCAAAGGCAGCGAGCCGCGCGGGCGTCCGCGAAAAAATAAAAGGGAGGCAGAGTGCCAATGATGTGTACTCGAAAGTCATGCTGAGTTCGGCGACGAGAGCGTTCGGAAGCCCGCTGCGCTATATACAGGGGGCGGGCGAGTTCGACCGTCTGCCGGTATATACCGCGCCTTACGGAAACGCCTGCGTTCTGATAGACGGATTCCTTTATCCGGACCTCAACGCGCGTCTTGAAAAGGCCTACGGCGAGAGCGGACAGAAGTTCGTATCCATCTCTTTCAACGGCGAGTGCTGCAGCGAAGAGGCGGCGAGGATCGCCGCCATAGCGAAGGAGCACGGCGCCGCCGTCATCGTCGGAGTAGGCGGAGGAAAGACGATGGACACGGCCAAGATCTGCGCAGACGAGATGGGGCTCCCGGTCGTGATCGCGCCATCCTCGGCCTCGACAGACGCCCCCGTCAGCGAGATCGCCGTCGTC from Cloacibacillus sp. An23 encodes the following:
- a CDS encoding DRTGG domain-containing protein is translated as MTLQELASLLDAKNVSTSDDLNSIIVNNAYACDLMSDVLAFCTPGSLLLTGLTNVQIVRTAQMLDIPAIVFVRGKRPLEETIQLAGENGIPILLTRYSMFEACGILFAKGMKPCHDIQEI
- a CDS encoding serine kinase, producing the protein MTVKEVCEALGGEIQCEGDGAREITGATAGDLLSFVMGTALEGAAWVTVQAHLNVAAVAVLKDLPLIIIAAGRKAPDDLIERCKTENITIISVPDTLYGTCVKLAGLGLKG
- the radA gene encoding DNA repair protein RadA, which encodes MAKKEIRLYKCSECGYQSQTFMGKCPKCGSWGTLEQETQPAAAHGPISGPVRAAVPISGLDVEEQERIPSGIDELDRVLGGGWVRGGVTLLGGEPGVGKSTLLLQVCAEMAKRGTRVIYISGEESSGQLALRGRRLGLMTPGLDLLCESDLPSSLAAAEKYGYGFMVIDSVQAFRADSESGWAGSPNQVKGVAAMAVDAAKRCSIPTVLVGHITKQGQIAGPKLLEHLVDVVLLFSGEQNSPNRLLRAEKNRYGSTEELGIFEMSDKGLSAVNDPSRLYWNGTDLGSSGVSIAMTLEGSRALAAEIQALACPTPFPYPKRTARGVDVNRLQLLLAVLERRCGISSRASDVYLNVAGGLTLKDPAADLGICASLASAAADVELPADVCFIGEVGLAGEVRPCARTPLRIKEAARLGFRRAVISRRTPKETYPIETLKISALREIIDLFLKR
- a CDS encoding [Fe-Fe] hydrogenase large subunit C-terminal domain-containing protein produces the protein MLHSVKISRAACQGCVNCIRVCPTEAIRIVDGEISIMEELCIDCGECLRSCHRQALGIEEDDWNSVKEAECVPLVTDPVFFSQFSHYTDPPMLEAVLLSMGLTPLIDEIEEAFDLAAAATAQMIARTARSSLPLISCYCPSALRLIQARFPELLSRVVPVCSPLEIAADLWKMRTSSSVPVTLLAPCSSKISMVREPLGREHSPLDAAVTVRRVARSIMASNVSASHDHPRKERASRWVQWARRGGESKHIQAFSDKKLTMLAVSGMRNTIDVLQELELGRLRSVDFIECRTCDTGCVGGVGTADSRFLASLRLNSIQTDWNITPQNLRRAEELNAMDFWATTKEYSPRPRLPLSNNVAEAMVKLQQMKEIYSGLPHIDCGSCGRPSCQAMAEEIVRGHGSVTDCIFKLREGIASLANKIVVLSESQPQTLKRRSGTK
- a CDS encoding ATP-binding protein encodes the protein MGAPVCLEYRIEGNDFMVAGAASNNIKNTLKMLGINSGICRRVAIITYEAEINLVIHAGGGVLKADIFEDHVVLIAEDEGPGIADIDKAMTEGFTTASDQAREMGFGAGMGLPNIKRNSDVFNIESEVGKGTTLTCTVFFNKN
- a CDS encoding histidinol-phosphatase, whose amino-acid sequence is MLKPFWVDLHIHTLLSPCGELEMGAPEIVEQARGAGLDVIGVADHNTCENYPGIAGAAQNGERPGCPVVLPCIEAQSAEDIHTLCVFPEYPLALEFKNWLWKRVRPIKNDVEHFGYQIVVDAGNGIVKEEEILLIQGAGYEVDQIVEKAQSLGGLAILAHVDRPAFSYTAALGPMPEDYPADGFELSRRLNSDEARLWRERYPGRAFIRSSDSHTLDTMTRGNCTKMMLEAPTFDEIRMALRGEGGRRISWPWG